A genomic segment from Thermotoga neapolitana DSM 4359 encodes:
- a CDS encoding NAD(P)/FAD-dependent oxidoreductase: MNVKVLIVGNGPGGVELAKQLSEDHEVTIVEKETVPYYTKPMLSHYVAGDVKEENLFPYSLDWYRKKGIELLLGTTAKKIDTKKKTLETDRGTLEYDILVLATGAGPRKLQIPGSEKMLTLRTIDDAKKLKEAIEKERELVIIGGGFIGLELAGNLSKKGFKVRVVEKTTSLMGLDGDLTERIKKELEKYGVEFYLGRDVERIENDVLVTDKEEIPSKVILCSIGIVPETTLAEESGLAVNRGVLVDRTFKTSESNVYAIGDCAEHNGIICGTAKAAMAHAKVLANNLRGIPDEYDFQFRSSYFKFGDFPIAVLGTLTKDGNWLDSETKAFYRDGKIVGVVVFEDMKKARDWEERLRSSR; encoded by the coding sequence ATGAACGTGAAGGTGCTGATAGTCGGAAATGGTCCCGGTGGGGTGGAACTGGCAAAACAACTCTCGGAAGATCACGAAGTCACCATCGTCGAAAAGGAAACGGTTCCCTATTACACAAAACCCATGCTCAGCCACTATGTGGCAGGGGACGTAAAAGAAGAGAACCTCTTTCCCTATTCCCTGGACTGGTACAGAAAAAAGGGCATTGAACTCCTTCTTGGCACGACCGCAAAGAAGATCGACACAAAGAAAAAGACTCTGGAAACAGACAGAGGAACCCTCGAATACGACATCCTCGTTCTTGCAACGGGGGCAGGCCCCAGAAAGCTTCAGATACCGGGTTCTGAAAAAATGCTCACCCTGAGAACAATCGACGACGCAAAAAAACTGAAAGAAGCCATAGAAAAAGAGAGGGAATTGGTCATCATCGGTGGAGGCTTTATCGGTCTGGAACTTGCAGGAAATCTCTCGAAGAAGGGCTTCAAGGTGAGAGTCGTCGAAAAGACAACGTCTCTCATGGGACTCGATGGGGACCTGACGGAGAGGATAAAAAAGGAACTGGAAAAGTACGGTGTGGAGTTCTATCTTGGAAGAGATGTTGAGAGGATAGAAAACGACGTTCTCGTTACAGACAAAGAGGAGATCCCTTCAAAGGTTATTCTATGCTCCATAGGGATAGTACCGGAGACAACTCTTGCAGAAGAGAGCGGTCTTGCAGTGAACAGGGGTGTCCTCGTGGACAGGACTTTCAAGACATCGGAGTCGAACGTCTACGCTATAGGGGACTGCGCAGAGCACAACGGTATCATCTGTGGAACGGCAAAGGCTGCCATGGCGCATGCGAAAGTTCTGGCGAACAACCTGAGAGGCATTCCGGATGAGTACGACTTCCAGTTCAGGTCTTCCTACTTCAAGTTTGGCGACTTTCCCATCGCCGTCCTGGGAACCCTCACGAAGGATGGAAACTGGCTGGACAGTGAAACCAAAGCCTTCTACAGGGATGGGAAGATCGTTGGAGTTGTGGTCTTCGAAGACATGAAAAAGGCAAGGGATTGGGAGGAAAGGCTCAGAAGTTCTCGATGA
- the ubiE gene encoding bifunctional demethylmenaquinone methyltransferase/2-methoxy-6-polyprenyl-1,4-benzoquinol methylase UbiE, with the protein MRLFDEIAERYDLLNRIISFGMDLKWREQMVTLVLEKHPNKVLDLATGTGDVIKLLKEKAPHLEVTGLDLSLEMMEIAKKKVKGAEFITGDAHDLPFEDEEFDVITVAFGFRNFSDRRRVLKECRRVLKKGGRLVILELLPPNTRRFTGKLYSLYLKLFVPLLGGVFSGDFRAYRYLSRSVLNFLTPDRIVKMMEEEGFEVSFKPLLFSVAGIFAGDKISSGN; encoded by the coding sequence ATGAGACTCTTCGATGAAATAGCAGAAAGGTACGACCTTCTAAACAGGATCATCTCCTTTGGAATGGATCTGAAATGGAGAGAACAGATGGTGACCCTTGTCCTGGAAAAGCATCCGAACAAGGTCCTCGACCTTGCCACGGGAACAGGTGATGTCATCAAACTTTTGAAGGAAAAAGCACCACATCTTGAAGTTACAGGGCTTGATCTTTCGCTGGAGATGATGGAGATAGCAAAAAAGAAAGTGAAAGGTGCAGAGTTCATCACAGGAGACGCCCACGATCTTCCTTTCGAAGATGAAGAGTTCGATGTCATCACAGTGGCGTTTGGATTCAGGAACTTCTCCGACAGAAGAAGAGTTCTGAAAGAATGCCGCAGGGTGCTCAAAAAAGGTGGAAGACTTGTGATTCTTGAACTTCTTCCTCCAAACACCAGAAGGTTCACCGGGAAACTCTACTCTCTCTACCTGAAACTCTTTGTTCCTCTCCTTGGAGGAGTCTTCAGTGGGGATTTTCGTGCCTACAGGTACCTCTCCAGATCCGTTCTCAACTTTCTGACACCTGATCGGATAGTGAAGATGATGGAAGAAGAAGGCTTTGAGGTGAGTTTCAAGCCTCTTCTTTTTTCTGTGGCGGGGATCTTCGCTGGTGATAAAATTTCCTCAGGTAATTAA
- the aglA gene encoding alpha-glucosidase AglA: MKISIVGAGSVRFALQLVEDIAQTDELSREDTHIYLMDVHERRLNASYILARKYVEELNSPVKVVKTESLDEAIEGADFIINTAYPYDPRYHDSGSQRWDEVTKVGEKHGYYRGIDSQELNMVSTYTYVLSSYPDVKLALEIAEKMKKMAPKAYLMQTANPVFEITQAVRRWTGANIIGFCHGVAGVYEVFERLGLDPEEVDWQVAGVNHGIWLNRFRYRGKDAYPLLDEWIEKELSKWEPKNPWDTQMSPAAMDMYRFYGMLPIGDTVRNGTWKYHYNLETKKKWFRRFGGIDNEVERPKFHEHLRRARERLIKLAEEVQENPHLKITEKHPEIFPKGRLSGEQHIPFINAIANNKRVRLFLNVENQGALKDFPDDLVMELPVWVDSSGIHREKVEPDLTHRIKIFYLWPRILRMEWNLEAFISRDRKVLEEILIRDPRTKSYEQVVKVLDEILSLPFNEEIRRYYEN; encoded by the coding sequence ATGAAGATCTCCATCGTCGGAGCGGGCAGTGTGAGGTTTGCCCTCCAGCTTGTGGAAGACATCGCCCAGACAGATGAACTCTCAAGAGAAGACACACACATCTACCTGATGGACGTTCACGAAAGAAGACTCAACGCTTCCTACATCCTGGCAAGAAAGTACGTGGAAGAACTGAACTCACCCGTGAAAGTGGTGAAAACGGAAAGTCTCGATGAAGCGATAGAGGGTGCGGACTTCATCATAAACACCGCCTACCCTTATGATCCGAGGTATCACGACAGCGGATCTCAAAGGTGGGACGAGGTCACAAAGGTAGGAGAAAAACACGGCTACTACAGAGGAATAGACAGTCAGGAACTGAACATGGTCTCCACCTACACCTACGTCCTCTCCTCCTATCCCGATGTGAAACTCGCCCTTGAGATCGCTGAGAAGATGAAGAAGATGGCGCCAAAAGCATATCTGATGCAGACGGCCAATCCCGTTTTTGAGATCACACAGGCGGTGAGAAGATGGACAGGTGCGAACATTATCGGGTTCTGCCATGGAGTTGCCGGTGTCTACGAGGTCTTTGAAAGACTCGGTCTTGATCCAGAGGAAGTGGACTGGCAGGTTGCCGGGGTGAACCACGGAATCTGGCTGAACAGGTTCAGATACAGAGGAAAGGATGCATACCCACTTCTCGACGAGTGGATAGAAAAAGAACTTTCAAAGTGGGAACCGAAGAACCCCTGGGACACACAGATGTCCCCTGCTGCGATGGACATGTACAGGTTCTACGGGATGCTCCCGATAGGGGACACGGTGAGGAACGGCACCTGGAAGTACCATTACAACCTTGAGACGAAGAAGAAGTGGTTCAGAAGGTTCGGCGGAATAGACAACGAGGTGGAAAGACCGAAGTTCCATGAACACCTCAGAAGGGCAAGAGAGCGCCTCATAAAACTCGCAGAGGAAGTCCAGGAAAATCCACACCTGAAGATCACAGAGAAACACCCCGAGATCTTTCCAAAGGGAAGACTCAGTGGGGAACAGCACATTCCCTTCATAAACGCGATAGCAAACAACAAGCGTGTGAGGCTCTTCTTGAACGTGGAAAATCAGGGAGCACTCAAAGATTTCCCCGACGATCTGGTGATGGAACTTCCGGTCTGGGTGGACAGCAGCGGAATACACAGAGAGAAGGTAGAACCCGATCTCACACACCGAATCAAGATCTTCTATCTCTGGCCAAGGATCTTGAGGATGGAATGGAATCTGGAGGCGTTCATCTCAAGAGACAGAAAGGTACTGGAGGAGATCCTCATCAGAGATCCGAGGACGAAATCTTACGAACAGGTTGTGAAGGTGCTGGACGAGATACTCAGCCTTCCTTTCAACGAAGAGATAAGAAGATACTATGAAAATTGA